From a single Oncorhynchus tshawytscha isolate Ot180627B linkage group LG33, Otsh_v2.0, whole genome shotgun sequence genomic region:
- the LOC112231102 gene encoding V-type proton ATPase 116 kDa subunit a2 isoform X2, with product MGSVFRSEEMCLVQLFLQSGSAYDCISELGEMGLVEFRDLNPSVNSFQRRFVSEIKRCEEMERILGYLLREIRKANIAVPEDDEICPVAPPPKHVLEIMEQLQRLEVELSEVARNKEKLQRNLLELTEYTHMLRITRTFVHSRSRANLAFPCMQHEALGPQYEEFQSIESDSAGCTGMQRLGAKLGFVSGLIHRVKVEAFERMLWRVCKGYTILSYAELGESLADLDTGEISTNVVFLISFWGDQIGQKVQKICDCYHCHLYPHPENDEERADVMDSLRTRIQDLNNVLHRTEEYLRQVLQKASESAFTWVVQVKKMKAIYHILNLCSFDVTNKCLIAEVWCPVNDLTNLRGALEEGSRKGDATVPSFVNRIPSNDTPPTLLRTNKFTSGFQSIVEAYGVGDYREVSPAPYTIITFPFLFAVMFGDLGHGMVMACFALWMVLTEKSHKRKRSDNEIWTMFFEGRYIILMMGLFSVYTGLIYNDCFSKSLNIFGSGWSVRAMFTDQQWTNETLQTNTLLILDPNVSGVFVGPYPFGIDPIWNMAVNRLSFLNSYKMKMSVIIGVMHMSFGVVLSVFNHLHFKQRFNIYLLFLPEFLFLMCLFGYLVFMIIYKWLAFGARDSRLAPSILIHFINMFLMQGGDNTPLYPGQTGLQVFLVVVALLSVPVLLLGKPVYLYWLHRGGKSLRLRRGYERVRRVSEDDMSQAPAYADDEEEGFDDLMTSRDTQPKEFDFGDVFLHQAIHTIEYCLGCISNTASYLRLWALSLAHAQLSEVLWAMVMRLGLRMTSRLGVLFLVPVFSLFAVLTVSILLVMEGLSAFLHALRLHWVEFQNKFYHGTGIKFAPFDFSALPSVFEQDGLL from the exons ATGGGCTCGGTGTTCCGAAGTGAGGAGATGTGCTTGGTGCAGTTGTTTCTGCAGTCCGGTTCTGCATACGATTGCATAAGTGAGCTGGGAGAAATGGGTCTGGTCGAGTTTCGAGAT CTCAACCCCAGTGTCAACTCGTTCCAGCGCCGTTTCGTCAGTGAAATCAAGAGATgcgaggagatggagagaattcTGG GGTACCTTTTGAGGGAAATCCGAAAGGCAAATATTGCCGTGCCAGAAGATGACGAAATCTGTCCAGTCGCCCCTCCCCCCAAACATGTCCTTGAGATCATG GAACAGCTCCAGAGGCTGGAGGTGGAGCTTAGTGAGGTGGCCAGGAACAAAGAGAAGCTGCAGCGGAATCTTCTGGAGCTGACTGAGTACACACACATGCTGAGGATCACGCGCACCTTCGTACACAGCCGCTCCCGG GCTAACCTGGCCTTTCCTTGTATGCAGCATGAGGCCCTTGGCCCCCAGTATGAAGAGTTCCAATCCATTGAGTCAGACTCTGCAGGCTGCACTGGTATGCAGAGACTGGGAGCCAAGCTGGG GTTCGTGTCAGGTCTAATCCACCGGGTGAAGGTGGAGGCCTTTGAGCGCATGTTGTGGAGGGTGTGTAAGGGCTACACTATCCTCAGCTATGCAGAGCTGGGTGAGAGCCTCGCTGACCTGGACACG GGTGAGATCAGCACAAATGTGGTGTTCCTCATCTCATTTTGGGGAGACCAGATTGGACAGAAGGTCCAGAAGATCTGTGATTG TTACCACTGTCACCTTTACCCCCACCCTGAGAACGACGAGGAGAGGGCAGATGTGATGGACAGCCTAAGGACACGCATCCAGGACTTAAACAAT GTGCTCCACCGCACTGAGGAGTACCTGAGACAGGTGCTGCAGAAGGCCTCAGAGTCAGCCTTCACCTGGGTAGTGCAGGTGAAGAAGATGAAGGCCATCTACCACATCCTCAACCTGTGTAGCTTTGACGTTACCAACAAGTGTCTCATAGCTGAGGTGTGGTGCCCTGTCAATGACCTGACCAACCTGCGGGGGGCGTTGGAGGAAGGCTCG AGAAAAGGTGACGCCACTGTACCATCCTTTGTAAACCGAATCCCAAGCAATGACACTCCGCCTACGCTCTTGAGAACAAACAAGTTCACCTCTGGCTTTCAGAGTATCGTAGAGGCTTATGGGGTTGGAGACTACAGGGAGGTTAGTCCAG CCCCCTACACCATCATTACGTTCCCGTTCTTGTTTGCGGTCATGTTTGGGGACCTTGGTCACGGCATGGTCATGGCATGCTTTGCCCTGTGGATGGTGCTGACAGAGAAGAGCCACAAGCGCAAGCGCTCTGATAATGAG ATCTGGACAATGTTCTTCGAGGGACGTTATATCATACTAATGATGGGCCTTTTCTCTGTGTACACGGGGCTGATCTACAATGACTGCTTCTCCAAGTCACTCAACATATTTGGCTCAGGCTGGAGTGTTAGGGCTATGTTCACAGATCAGCAGTGGAC AAATGAAACACTCCAAACAAATACTTTGCTCATCCTTGATCCTAATGTCAGTGGTGTCTTCGTTGGACCATACCCTTTTGGCATTGATCCT ATATGGAACATGGCAGTGAATCGCCTGTCCTTCCTGAACTCCTACAAGATGAAGATGTCTGTCATCATAGGGGTCATGCACATGAGCTTTGGGGTGGTGCTCAGTGTATTCAACCATCT GCACTTCAAACAGAGGTTCAACATCTACCTGCTGTTCCTCCCTGAGTTTCTGTTCCTGATGTGTCTCTTTGGCTACCTGGTCTTCATGATCATCTACAAGTGGCTGGCGTTTGGTGCACGTGACTCCCGCCTGGCCCCCAGCATCCTCATCCACTTCATCAACATGTTCCTAATGCAGGGAGGGGACAACACCCCTCTCTACCCCGGACAG ACTGGGCTGCAGGTCTTCCTGGTGGTGGTGGCTCTGCTGTCTGTGCCTGTGCTGCTGTTAGGAAAACCTGTCTACCTCTACTGGCTGCACCGGGGAGGGAAGAGCCTGCGATTGCGCAGG GGTTATGAGAGAGTTCGGCGTGTGAGTGAGGATGATATGTCCCAAGCACCAGCTTACGctgatgatgaggaagagggatTTGATGACCTCATGACCAGCAGGGACACCCAGCCTAAGGAG TTTGACTTTGGGGATGTGTTCCTGCACCAGGCCATCCACACCATAGAGTATTGCCTGGGCTGCATCTCCAACACGGCGTCTTACCTACGTCTCTGGGCCCTCAGTTTGGCCCATGCTC AGCTTTCCGAGGTGCTGTGGGCCATGGTTATGCGTCTAGGCCTGAGGATGACCTCCAGACTGGGGGTGCTGTTTCTGGTACCAGTGTTCAGCCTGTTCGCTGTGCTCACTGTGTCCATCCTGCTTGTCATGGAAGGGCTCTCAGCGTTCCTCCATGCCCTCCGACTGCACTG GGTGGAGTTCCAGAATAAGTTCTATCATGGGACGGGTATCAAGTTTGCCCCCTTCGACTTCTCTGCCCTGCCCTCAGTCTTTGAGCAGGACGGTTTACTGTGA
- the LOC112231102 gene encoding V-type proton ATPase 116 kDa subunit a2 isoform X1 — MGSVFRSEEMCLVQLFLQSGSAYDCISELGEMGLVEFRDLNPSVNSFQRRFVSEIKRCEEMERILGYLLREIRKANIAVPEDDEICPVAPPPKHVLEIMEQLQRLEVELSEVARNKEKLQRNLLELTEYTHMLRITRTFVHSRSRANLAFPCMQHEALGPQYEEFQSIESDSAGCTGMQRLGAKLGFVSGLIHRVKVEAFERMLWRVCKGYTILSYAELGESLADLDTGEISTNVVFLISFWGDQIGQKVQKICDCYHCHLYPHPENDEERADVMDSLRTRIQDLNNVLHRTEEYLRQVLQKASESAFTWVVQVKKMKAIYHILNLCSFDVTNKCLIAEVWCPVNDLTNLRGALEEGSRKGDATVPSFVNRIPSNDTPPTLLRTNKFTSGFQSIVEAYGVGDYREVSPAPYTIITFPFLFAVMFGDLGHGMVMACFALWMVLTEKSHKRKRSDNEIWTMFFEGRYIILMMGLFSVYTGLIYNDCFSKSLNIFGSGWSVRAMFTDQQWTNETLQTNTLLILDPNVSGVFVGPYPFGIDPIWNMAVNRLSFLNSYKMKMSVIIGVMHMSFGVVLSVFNHLHFKQRFNIYLLFLPEFLFLMCLFGYLVFMIIYKWLAFGARDSRLAPSILIHFINMFLMQGGDNTPLYPGQTGLQVFLVVVALLSVPVLLLGKPVYLYWLHRGGKSLRLRRGYERVRRVSEDDMSQAPAYADDEEEGFDDLMTSRDTQPKEVKTATFDFGDVFLHQAIHTIEYCLGCISNTASYLRLWALSLAHAQLSEVLWAMVMRLGLRMTSRLGVLFLVPVFSLFAVLTVSILLVMEGLSAFLHALRLHWVEFQNKFYHGTGIKFAPFDFSALPSVFEQDGLL; from the exons ATGGGCTCGGTGTTCCGAAGTGAGGAGATGTGCTTGGTGCAGTTGTTTCTGCAGTCCGGTTCTGCATACGATTGCATAAGTGAGCTGGGAGAAATGGGTCTGGTCGAGTTTCGAGAT CTCAACCCCAGTGTCAACTCGTTCCAGCGCCGTTTCGTCAGTGAAATCAAGAGATgcgaggagatggagagaattcTGG GGTACCTTTTGAGGGAAATCCGAAAGGCAAATATTGCCGTGCCAGAAGATGACGAAATCTGTCCAGTCGCCCCTCCCCCCAAACATGTCCTTGAGATCATG GAACAGCTCCAGAGGCTGGAGGTGGAGCTTAGTGAGGTGGCCAGGAACAAAGAGAAGCTGCAGCGGAATCTTCTGGAGCTGACTGAGTACACACACATGCTGAGGATCACGCGCACCTTCGTACACAGCCGCTCCCGG GCTAACCTGGCCTTTCCTTGTATGCAGCATGAGGCCCTTGGCCCCCAGTATGAAGAGTTCCAATCCATTGAGTCAGACTCTGCAGGCTGCACTGGTATGCAGAGACTGGGAGCCAAGCTGGG GTTCGTGTCAGGTCTAATCCACCGGGTGAAGGTGGAGGCCTTTGAGCGCATGTTGTGGAGGGTGTGTAAGGGCTACACTATCCTCAGCTATGCAGAGCTGGGTGAGAGCCTCGCTGACCTGGACACG GGTGAGATCAGCACAAATGTGGTGTTCCTCATCTCATTTTGGGGAGACCAGATTGGACAGAAGGTCCAGAAGATCTGTGATTG TTACCACTGTCACCTTTACCCCCACCCTGAGAACGACGAGGAGAGGGCAGATGTGATGGACAGCCTAAGGACACGCATCCAGGACTTAAACAAT GTGCTCCACCGCACTGAGGAGTACCTGAGACAGGTGCTGCAGAAGGCCTCAGAGTCAGCCTTCACCTGGGTAGTGCAGGTGAAGAAGATGAAGGCCATCTACCACATCCTCAACCTGTGTAGCTTTGACGTTACCAACAAGTGTCTCATAGCTGAGGTGTGGTGCCCTGTCAATGACCTGACCAACCTGCGGGGGGCGTTGGAGGAAGGCTCG AGAAAAGGTGACGCCACTGTACCATCCTTTGTAAACCGAATCCCAAGCAATGACACTCCGCCTACGCTCTTGAGAACAAACAAGTTCACCTCTGGCTTTCAGAGTATCGTAGAGGCTTATGGGGTTGGAGACTACAGGGAGGTTAGTCCAG CCCCCTACACCATCATTACGTTCCCGTTCTTGTTTGCGGTCATGTTTGGGGACCTTGGTCACGGCATGGTCATGGCATGCTTTGCCCTGTGGATGGTGCTGACAGAGAAGAGCCACAAGCGCAAGCGCTCTGATAATGAG ATCTGGACAATGTTCTTCGAGGGACGTTATATCATACTAATGATGGGCCTTTTCTCTGTGTACACGGGGCTGATCTACAATGACTGCTTCTCCAAGTCACTCAACATATTTGGCTCAGGCTGGAGTGTTAGGGCTATGTTCACAGATCAGCAGTGGAC AAATGAAACACTCCAAACAAATACTTTGCTCATCCTTGATCCTAATGTCAGTGGTGTCTTCGTTGGACCATACCCTTTTGGCATTGATCCT ATATGGAACATGGCAGTGAATCGCCTGTCCTTCCTGAACTCCTACAAGATGAAGATGTCTGTCATCATAGGGGTCATGCACATGAGCTTTGGGGTGGTGCTCAGTGTATTCAACCATCT GCACTTCAAACAGAGGTTCAACATCTACCTGCTGTTCCTCCCTGAGTTTCTGTTCCTGATGTGTCTCTTTGGCTACCTGGTCTTCATGATCATCTACAAGTGGCTGGCGTTTGGTGCACGTGACTCCCGCCTGGCCCCCAGCATCCTCATCCACTTCATCAACATGTTCCTAATGCAGGGAGGGGACAACACCCCTCTCTACCCCGGACAG ACTGGGCTGCAGGTCTTCCTGGTGGTGGTGGCTCTGCTGTCTGTGCCTGTGCTGCTGTTAGGAAAACCTGTCTACCTCTACTGGCTGCACCGGGGAGGGAAGAGCCTGCGATTGCGCAGG GGTTATGAGAGAGTTCGGCGTGTGAGTGAGGATGATATGTCCCAAGCACCAGCTTACGctgatgatgaggaagagggatTTGATGACCTCATGACCAGCAGGGACACCCAGCCTAAGGAGGTCAAAACCGCAACT TTTGACTTTGGGGATGTGTTCCTGCACCAGGCCATCCACACCATAGAGTATTGCCTGGGCTGCATCTCCAACACGGCGTCTTACCTACGTCTCTGGGCCCTCAGTTTGGCCCATGCTC AGCTTTCCGAGGTGCTGTGGGCCATGGTTATGCGTCTAGGCCTGAGGATGACCTCCAGACTGGGGGTGCTGTTTCTGGTACCAGTGTTCAGCCTGTTCGCTGTGCTCACTGTGTCCATCCTGCTTGTCATGGAAGGGCTCTCAGCGTTCCTCCATGCCCTCCGACTGCACTG GGTGGAGTTCCAGAATAAGTTCTATCATGGGACGGGTATCAAGTTTGCCCCCTTCGACTTCTCTGCCCTGCCCTCAGTCTTTGAGCAGGACGGTTTACTGTGA
- the LOC112231102 gene encoding V-type proton ATPase 116 kDa subunit a2 isoform X3 yields MGSVFRSEEMCLVQLFLQSGSAYDCISELGEMGLVEFRDLNPSVNSFQRRFVSEIKRCEEMERILGYLLREIRKANIAVPEDDEICPVAPPPKHVLEIMEQLQRLEVELSEVARNKEKLQRNLLELTEYTHMLRITRTFVHSRSRHEALGPQYEEFQSIESDSAGCTGMQRLGAKLGFVSGLIHRVKVEAFERMLWRVCKGYTILSYAELGESLADLDTGEISTNVVFLISFWGDQIGQKVQKICDCYHCHLYPHPENDEERADVMDSLRTRIQDLNNVLHRTEEYLRQVLQKASESAFTWVVQVKKMKAIYHILNLCSFDVTNKCLIAEVWCPVNDLTNLRGALEEGSRKGDATVPSFVNRIPSNDTPPTLLRTNKFTSGFQSIVEAYGVGDYREVSPAPYTIITFPFLFAVMFGDLGHGMVMACFALWMVLTEKSHKRKRSDNEIWTMFFEGRYIILMMGLFSVYTGLIYNDCFSKSLNIFGSGWSVRAMFTDQQWTNETLQTNTLLILDPNVSGVFVGPYPFGIDPIWNMAVNRLSFLNSYKMKMSVIIGVMHMSFGVVLSVFNHLHFKQRFNIYLLFLPEFLFLMCLFGYLVFMIIYKWLAFGARDSRLAPSILIHFINMFLMQGGDNTPLYPGQTGLQVFLVVVALLSVPVLLLGKPVYLYWLHRGGKSLRLRRGYERVRRVSEDDMSQAPAYADDEEEGFDDLMTSRDTQPKEVKTATFDFGDVFLHQAIHTIEYCLGCISNTASYLRLWALSLAHAQLSEVLWAMVMRLGLRMTSRLGVLFLVPVFSLFAVLTVSILLVMEGLSAFLHALRLHWVEFQNKFYHGTGIKFAPFDFSALPSVFEQDGLL; encoded by the exons ATGGGCTCGGTGTTCCGAAGTGAGGAGATGTGCTTGGTGCAGTTGTTTCTGCAGTCCGGTTCTGCATACGATTGCATAAGTGAGCTGGGAGAAATGGGTCTGGTCGAGTTTCGAGAT CTCAACCCCAGTGTCAACTCGTTCCAGCGCCGTTTCGTCAGTGAAATCAAGAGATgcgaggagatggagagaattcTGG GGTACCTTTTGAGGGAAATCCGAAAGGCAAATATTGCCGTGCCAGAAGATGACGAAATCTGTCCAGTCGCCCCTCCCCCCAAACATGTCCTTGAGATCATG GAACAGCTCCAGAGGCTGGAGGTGGAGCTTAGTGAGGTGGCCAGGAACAAAGAGAAGCTGCAGCGGAATCTTCTGGAGCTGACTGAGTACACACACATGCTGAGGATCACGCGCACCTTCGTACACAGCCGCTCCCGG CATGAGGCCCTTGGCCCCCAGTATGAAGAGTTCCAATCCATTGAGTCAGACTCTGCAGGCTGCACTGGTATGCAGAGACTGGGAGCCAAGCTGGG GTTCGTGTCAGGTCTAATCCACCGGGTGAAGGTGGAGGCCTTTGAGCGCATGTTGTGGAGGGTGTGTAAGGGCTACACTATCCTCAGCTATGCAGAGCTGGGTGAGAGCCTCGCTGACCTGGACACG GGTGAGATCAGCACAAATGTGGTGTTCCTCATCTCATTTTGGGGAGACCAGATTGGACAGAAGGTCCAGAAGATCTGTGATTG TTACCACTGTCACCTTTACCCCCACCCTGAGAACGACGAGGAGAGGGCAGATGTGATGGACAGCCTAAGGACACGCATCCAGGACTTAAACAAT GTGCTCCACCGCACTGAGGAGTACCTGAGACAGGTGCTGCAGAAGGCCTCAGAGTCAGCCTTCACCTGGGTAGTGCAGGTGAAGAAGATGAAGGCCATCTACCACATCCTCAACCTGTGTAGCTTTGACGTTACCAACAAGTGTCTCATAGCTGAGGTGTGGTGCCCTGTCAATGACCTGACCAACCTGCGGGGGGCGTTGGAGGAAGGCTCG AGAAAAGGTGACGCCACTGTACCATCCTTTGTAAACCGAATCCCAAGCAATGACACTCCGCCTACGCTCTTGAGAACAAACAAGTTCACCTCTGGCTTTCAGAGTATCGTAGAGGCTTATGGGGTTGGAGACTACAGGGAGGTTAGTCCAG CCCCCTACACCATCATTACGTTCCCGTTCTTGTTTGCGGTCATGTTTGGGGACCTTGGTCACGGCATGGTCATGGCATGCTTTGCCCTGTGGATGGTGCTGACAGAGAAGAGCCACAAGCGCAAGCGCTCTGATAATGAG ATCTGGACAATGTTCTTCGAGGGACGTTATATCATACTAATGATGGGCCTTTTCTCTGTGTACACGGGGCTGATCTACAATGACTGCTTCTCCAAGTCACTCAACATATTTGGCTCAGGCTGGAGTGTTAGGGCTATGTTCACAGATCAGCAGTGGAC AAATGAAACACTCCAAACAAATACTTTGCTCATCCTTGATCCTAATGTCAGTGGTGTCTTCGTTGGACCATACCCTTTTGGCATTGATCCT ATATGGAACATGGCAGTGAATCGCCTGTCCTTCCTGAACTCCTACAAGATGAAGATGTCTGTCATCATAGGGGTCATGCACATGAGCTTTGGGGTGGTGCTCAGTGTATTCAACCATCT GCACTTCAAACAGAGGTTCAACATCTACCTGCTGTTCCTCCCTGAGTTTCTGTTCCTGATGTGTCTCTTTGGCTACCTGGTCTTCATGATCATCTACAAGTGGCTGGCGTTTGGTGCACGTGACTCCCGCCTGGCCCCCAGCATCCTCATCCACTTCATCAACATGTTCCTAATGCAGGGAGGGGACAACACCCCTCTCTACCCCGGACAG ACTGGGCTGCAGGTCTTCCTGGTGGTGGTGGCTCTGCTGTCTGTGCCTGTGCTGCTGTTAGGAAAACCTGTCTACCTCTACTGGCTGCACCGGGGAGGGAAGAGCCTGCGATTGCGCAGG GGTTATGAGAGAGTTCGGCGTGTGAGTGAGGATGATATGTCCCAAGCACCAGCTTACGctgatgatgaggaagagggatTTGATGACCTCATGACCAGCAGGGACACCCAGCCTAAGGAGGTCAAAACCGCAACT TTTGACTTTGGGGATGTGTTCCTGCACCAGGCCATCCACACCATAGAGTATTGCCTGGGCTGCATCTCCAACACGGCGTCTTACCTACGTCTCTGGGCCCTCAGTTTGGCCCATGCTC AGCTTTCCGAGGTGCTGTGGGCCATGGTTATGCGTCTAGGCCTGAGGATGACCTCCAGACTGGGGGTGCTGTTTCTGGTACCAGTGTTCAGCCTGTTCGCTGTGCTCACTGTGTCCATCCTGCTTGTCATGGAAGGGCTCTCAGCGTTCCTCCATGCCCTCCGACTGCACTG GGTGGAGTTCCAGAATAAGTTCTATCATGGGACGGGTATCAAGTTTGCCCCCTTCGACTTCTCTGCCCTGCCCTCAGTCTTTGAGCAGGACGGTTTACTGTGA
- the LOC112231102 gene encoding V-type proton ATPase 116 kDa subunit a2 isoform X4: protein MGSVFRSEEMCLVQLFLQSGSAYDCISELGEMGLVEFRDLNPSVNSFQRRFVSEIKRCEEMERILGYLLREIRKANIAVPEDDEICPVAPPPKHVLEIMEQLQRLEVELSEVARNKEKLQRNLLELTEYTHMLRITRTFVHSRSRHEALGPQYEEFQSIESDSAGCTGMQRLGAKLGFVSGLIHRVKVEAFERMLWRVCKGYTILSYAELGESLADLDTGEISTNVVFLISFWGDQIGQKVQKICDCYHCHLYPHPENDEERADVMDSLRTRIQDLNNVLHRTEEYLRQVLQKASESAFTWVVQVKKMKAIYHILNLCSFDVTNKCLIAEVWCPVNDLTNLRGALEEGSRKGDATVPSFVNRIPSNDTPPTLLRTNKFTSGFQSIVEAYGVGDYREVSPAPYTIITFPFLFAVMFGDLGHGMVMACFALWMVLTEKSHKRKRSDNEIWTMFFEGRYIILMMGLFSVYTGLIYNDCFSKSLNIFGSGWSVRAMFTDQQWTNETLQTNTLLILDPNVSGVFVGPYPFGIDPIWNMAVNRLSFLNSYKMKMSVIIGVMHMSFGVVLSVFNHLHFKQRFNIYLLFLPEFLFLMCLFGYLVFMIIYKWLAFGARDSRLAPSILIHFINMFLMQGGDNTPLYPGQTGLQVFLVVVALLSVPVLLLGKPVYLYWLHRGGKSLRLRRGYERVRRVSEDDMSQAPAYADDEEEGFDDLMTSRDTQPKEFDFGDVFLHQAIHTIEYCLGCISNTASYLRLWALSLAHAQLSEVLWAMVMRLGLRMTSRLGVLFLVPVFSLFAVLTVSILLVMEGLSAFLHALRLHWVEFQNKFYHGTGIKFAPFDFSALPSVFEQDGLL, encoded by the exons ATGGGCTCGGTGTTCCGAAGTGAGGAGATGTGCTTGGTGCAGTTGTTTCTGCAGTCCGGTTCTGCATACGATTGCATAAGTGAGCTGGGAGAAATGGGTCTGGTCGAGTTTCGAGAT CTCAACCCCAGTGTCAACTCGTTCCAGCGCCGTTTCGTCAGTGAAATCAAGAGATgcgaggagatggagagaattcTGG GGTACCTTTTGAGGGAAATCCGAAAGGCAAATATTGCCGTGCCAGAAGATGACGAAATCTGTCCAGTCGCCCCTCCCCCCAAACATGTCCTTGAGATCATG GAACAGCTCCAGAGGCTGGAGGTGGAGCTTAGTGAGGTGGCCAGGAACAAAGAGAAGCTGCAGCGGAATCTTCTGGAGCTGACTGAGTACACACACATGCTGAGGATCACGCGCACCTTCGTACACAGCCGCTCCCGG CATGAGGCCCTTGGCCCCCAGTATGAAGAGTTCCAATCCATTGAGTCAGACTCTGCAGGCTGCACTGGTATGCAGAGACTGGGAGCCAAGCTGGG GTTCGTGTCAGGTCTAATCCACCGGGTGAAGGTGGAGGCCTTTGAGCGCATGTTGTGGAGGGTGTGTAAGGGCTACACTATCCTCAGCTATGCAGAGCTGGGTGAGAGCCTCGCTGACCTGGACACG GGTGAGATCAGCACAAATGTGGTGTTCCTCATCTCATTTTGGGGAGACCAGATTGGACAGAAGGTCCAGAAGATCTGTGATTG TTACCACTGTCACCTTTACCCCCACCCTGAGAACGACGAGGAGAGGGCAGATGTGATGGACAGCCTAAGGACACGCATCCAGGACTTAAACAAT GTGCTCCACCGCACTGAGGAGTACCTGAGACAGGTGCTGCAGAAGGCCTCAGAGTCAGCCTTCACCTGGGTAGTGCAGGTGAAGAAGATGAAGGCCATCTACCACATCCTCAACCTGTGTAGCTTTGACGTTACCAACAAGTGTCTCATAGCTGAGGTGTGGTGCCCTGTCAATGACCTGACCAACCTGCGGGGGGCGTTGGAGGAAGGCTCG AGAAAAGGTGACGCCACTGTACCATCCTTTGTAAACCGAATCCCAAGCAATGACACTCCGCCTACGCTCTTGAGAACAAACAAGTTCACCTCTGGCTTTCAGAGTATCGTAGAGGCTTATGGGGTTGGAGACTACAGGGAGGTTAGTCCAG CCCCCTACACCATCATTACGTTCCCGTTCTTGTTTGCGGTCATGTTTGGGGACCTTGGTCACGGCATGGTCATGGCATGCTTTGCCCTGTGGATGGTGCTGACAGAGAAGAGCCACAAGCGCAAGCGCTCTGATAATGAG ATCTGGACAATGTTCTTCGAGGGACGTTATATCATACTAATGATGGGCCTTTTCTCTGTGTACACGGGGCTGATCTACAATGACTGCTTCTCCAAGTCACTCAACATATTTGGCTCAGGCTGGAGTGTTAGGGCTATGTTCACAGATCAGCAGTGGAC AAATGAAACACTCCAAACAAATACTTTGCTCATCCTTGATCCTAATGTCAGTGGTGTCTTCGTTGGACCATACCCTTTTGGCATTGATCCT ATATGGAACATGGCAGTGAATCGCCTGTCCTTCCTGAACTCCTACAAGATGAAGATGTCTGTCATCATAGGGGTCATGCACATGAGCTTTGGGGTGGTGCTCAGTGTATTCAACCATCT GCACTTCAAACAGAGGTTCAACATCTACCTGCTGTTCCTCCCTGAGTTTCTGTTCCTGATGTGTCTCTTTGGCTACCTGGTCTTCATGATCATCTACAAGTGGCTGGCGTTTGGTGCACGTGACTCCCGCCTGGCCCCCAGCATCCTCATCCACTTCATCAACATGTTCCTAATGCAGGGAGGGGACAACACCCCTCTCTACCCCGGACAG ACTGGGCTGCAGGTCTTCCTGGTGGTGGTGGCTCTGCTGTCTGTGCCTGTGCTGCTGTTAGGAAAACCTGTCTACCTCTACTGGCTGCACCGGGGAGGGAAGAGCCTGCGATTGCGCAGG GGTTATGAGAGAGTTCGGCGTGTGAGTGAGGATGATATGTCCCAAGCACCAGCTTACGctgatgatgaggaagagggatTTGATGACCTCATGACCAGCAGGGACACCCAGCCTAAGGAG TTTGACTTTGGGGATGTGTTCCTGCACCAGGCCATCCACACCATAGAGTATTGCCTGGGCTGCATCTCCAACACGGCGTCTTACCTACGTCTCTGGGCCCTCAGTTTGGCCCATGCTC AGCTTTCCGAGGTGCTGTGGGCCATGGTTATGCGTCTAGGCCTGAGGATGACCTCCAGACTGGGGGTGCTGTTTCTGGTACCAGTGTTCAGCCTGTTCGCTGTGCTCACTGTGTCCATCCTGCTTGTCATGGAAGGGCTCTCAGCGTTCCTCCATGCCCTCCGACTGCACTG GGTGGAGTTCCAGAATAAGTTCTATCATGGGACGGGTATCAAGTTTGCCCCCTTCGACTTCTCTGCCCTGCCCTCAGTCTTTGAGCAGGACGGTTTACTGTGA